Proteins encoded within one genomic window of Fibrobacter sp. UWB16:
- a CDS encoding 8-amino-7-oxononanoate synthase has translation MNEQILDFFTKDALEAARANNTYRTLRHISSPEASHVTIAGKDTVLLASNSYLDLANVSELKQAMADAVLEWGTGSGGARLTTGNKTPHDELEEFIAKFKGEEAAIAFNTGYMANVGTISALCSKNDFIFSDELNHASIIDGIRLSRAKCFVYKHNDMADLERAIETAKAEFLAQSASASAALSDAGNAKQGAHPFRGLIVTDAVFSMDGDLANLPELLRIAKAHGVLLMIDEAHATGVLGRTGRGLAEHYNCEHADVTVGTLSKAVAAEGGFVAGSKQLIEFLKNKSRSFIFTTAMAPAVAAAALRNLQFIDAHPERVQQLRDNVKFFCDALRLHGLQVPQTESAIIPIIIGDEAKALRISETLQNEGVLIPAIRYPTVAKGQARLRASLMATHTHEELALAAKEIAEVLSKT, from the coding sequence ATGAACGAACAAATTTTAGACTTTTTCACGAAAGATGCGCTTGAAGCGGCGCGTGCGAACAATACGTACCGCACGTTGCGCCATATCTCGTCGCCAGAAGCATCGCATGTGACGATTGCGGGTAAGGATACGGTTTTGCTCGCTTCGAATTCTTACTTGGATTTGGCGAACGTTTCTGAACTCAAGCAGGCGATGGCGGATGCGGTCCTTGAATGGGGAACGGGGAGTGGTGGCGCTCGCCTCACGACCGGCAACAAGACTCCGCACGATGAACTCGAAGAGTTTATTGCAAAGTTCAAAGGCGAAGAGGCGGCAATTGCTTTTAACACGGGCTACATGGCGAACGTGGGAACGATTTCTGCGTTGTGTAGCAAGAACGATTTTATTTTCAGCGACGAACTGAACCACGCAAGCATCATTGATGGCATTCGCCTTTCGCGTGCAAAATGCTTTGTGTACAAGCACAATGACATGGCCGATTTGGAACGCGCGATTGAAACTGCCAAGGCGGAGTTCTTAGCACAAAGCGCATCGGCAAGCGCCGCTTTAAGTGATGCGGGAAATGCGAAACAAGGTGCGCATCCCTTCCGTGGTCTCATCGTGACGGATGCCGTTTTCAGCATGGATGGCGATTTGGCGAATTTGCCGGAACTCTTGCGGATTGCGAAAGCGCATGGCGTGTTGCTCATGATTGATGAGGCGCATGCCACGGGCGTCCTTGGGCGCACGGGGCGCGGACTTGCGGAACATTACAATTGTGAACATGCCGATGTAACTGTTGGGACTTTGAGCAAGGCCGTGGCCGCCGAAGGCGGCTTTGTCGCCGGCTCCAAGCAGTTGATTGAATTCTTGAAAAACAAGTCTCGCAGTTTTATTTTCACGACAGCGATGGCCCCTGCGGTAGCGGCGGCGGCACTCCGCAATTTGCAGTTCATCGATGCGCACCCGGAACGCGTCCAGCAATTGCGTGACAACGTGAAATTCTTTTGCGATGCTTTGCGCTTGCATGGGTTACAAGTTCCGCAAACGGAATCGGCGATTATCCCGATTATCATTGGGGATGAAGCGAAGGCTTTGCGGATTTCGGAAACGCTCCAGAATGAGGGCGTCTTGATTCCAGCAATCCGTTATCCGACGGTTGCAAAAGGGCAGGCACGCTTACGCGCGAGCCTTATGGCAACACATACTCACGAGGAACTTGCTCTTGCCGCCAAGGAAATTGCAGAAGTTCTCTCCAAGACTTAA
- a CDS encoding 6-carboxyhexanoate--CoA ligase: MDYYSLKMRASQHVGEGENSHEQHISGAERIVGRDSVETVCAAMVRRAMNHSKGDPDFINVKIEKVHESDIQVLKSLPVTRVDVETWQKGLEKAFGLITPLMALRQAQGPCDGAKKFKEKLQDLLRETFPMRGAMLYDIATGNRLEPDHERGVRATYMDALHSSEVDGCKNHFNEAIVLATKVANAPGMVAEFCVSDDPNYVTGYVASKELGYVRIMKMKEMGDENGGRIFLFDSRKASAEECIEYLQKKKVLVKIQK, encoded by the coding sequence ATGGATTACTACAGTTTAAAAATGCGAGCCTCGCAGCATGTTGGCGAAGGCGAAAACTCCCATGAACAGCATATTTCCGGTGCTGAACGTATTGTTGGTCGTGATTCCGTGGAAACTGTCTGTGCGGCGATGGTGCGCCGTGCGATGAATCATTCCAAAGGCGACCCGGATTTTATCAATGTGAAAATTGAAAAGGTTCACGAAAGCGATATTCAGGTCTTGAAATCGCTCCCTGTAACGCGCGTAGATGTAGAAACGTGGCAGAAAGGCTTGGAGAAAGCGTTTGGCTTGATTACTCCGCTGATGGCCCTTCGGCAGGCTCAGGGACCTTGTGATGGCGCAAAAAAATTTAAAGAAAAATTGCAGGATCTTCTGCGCGAGACGTTCCCGATGCGTGGGGCGATGCTTTACGACATTGCGACGGGAAACCGCCTGGAACCAGACCACGAACGCGGTGTACGTGCGACTTACATGGATGCGCTCCATTCGAGCGAAGTCGATGGCTGCAAGAATCATTTTAACGAAGCGATCGTCCTTGCGACCAAGGTGGCGAATGCACCGGGTATGGTGGCAGAATTCTGCGTAAGCGATGACCCGAATTATGTGACAGGCTATGTCGCGAGCAAGGAACTCGGCTATGTGCGCATCATGAAAATGAAGGAAATGGGCGACGAAAACGGAGGCCGCATTTTCTTGTTTGATTCCCGAAAAGCCTCCGCCGAAGAATGCATCGAGTACTTGCAAAAGAAGAAAGTACTCGTGAAAATTCAGAAGTAA
- a CDS encoding GGDEF domain-containing protein translates to MGDCKNFIADFPVDSAEFFTAITYATSELYISMHVLDLENNTAFPIKTNEFIDKFMKCGSTLQDSITNIMVNLACPESVSTIKNFTILSTLSERMKNANVISEIFHGKIHGWSKAMFVRVGDDKPLRRVLYVVENVNAQMTKLEQEKELLEQNRKQQNMINALMNGYASVVGVDFVTEKVEFFRTSDRVKSALGFMKEPPPFKILVEKLINTAVHEEDRKSIREVADESYIKEYLPVGNSLSKIFHNEVGQYVEMKIVRTGEETTVFGFTDKNNEITEINDKIYRDSLTQVMNRKYFDDKLSSRNSQAVVMADIDFFKDVNDNYGHQCGDAALAAVASILSSSVRNLDRVVRYGGDEFLISFKGITHEVLRNRLEQMRARAEKIKLQDYPDVKLTMSFGGTFGDGIVSDMLSFADKALYVSKKKRNCVTLVPFEEKI, encoded by the coding sequence ATGGGTGATTGCAAAAATTTTATAGCGGACTTTCCTGTGGACTCTGCGGAGTTTTTCACAGCTATAACTTACGCCACATCTGAGCTGTACATTTCAATGCATGTACTTGATCTTGAGAATAACACTGCGTTTCCTATCAAGACCAACGAATTCATCGATAAGTTCATGAAATGCGGCAGCACCCTACAGGATAGTATTACCAATATCATGGTGAACCTTGCATGCCCAGAAAGCGTTTCAACCATCAAGAATTTTACGATCCTTTCAACATTGTCGGAACGCATGAAGAATGCAAATGTTATTTCCGAAATTTTTCACGGAAAGATTCACGGCTGGAGTAAGGCGATGTTTGTACGCGTTGGTGATGACAAGCCACTACGTCGAGTCCTGTACGTTGTCGAAAACGTGAATGCGCAAATGACAAAGCTGGAACAAGAGAAAGAGCTCTTGGAGCAGAACCGCAAACAACAAAATATGATCAATGCGCTCATGAACGGATACGCCTCTGTAGTCGGAGTTGATTTTGTCACAGAAAAGGTGGAATTTTTCCGCACAAGCGATCGAGTCAAAAGTGCTCTTGGCTTCATGAAAGAACCGCCTCCGTTCAAGATCCTTGTTGAAAAACTTATCAATACGGCTGTACACGAAGAGGATCGAAAAAGTATCCGAGAAGTGGCTGATGAGTCCTATATTAAGGAATACTTGCCAGTCGGCAATAGTTTGTCAAAAATTTTCCACAACGAAGTCGGCCAATATGTTGAAATGAAAATTGTGCGAACCGGCGAAGAAACAACCGTGTTCGGTTTCACCGACAAAAATAACGAAATCACAGAAATAAACGATAAAATCTACAGAGATTCGTTGACTCAAGTGATGAACCGCAAGTATTTTGATGATAAACTATCATCGCGTAATAGTCAAGCCGTCGTAATGGCTGATATTGACTTTTTCAAAGATGTTAATGACAATTACGGCCACCAGTGTGGTGATGCAGCCCTTGCCGCCGTAGCATCGATATTGAGTTCATCTGTTCGTAATTTAGACCGCGTAGTACGTTATGGTGGCGACGAATTTTTAATCTCGTTCAAGGGTATTACTCATGAAGTGCTGAGAAACAGACTTGAACAGATGCGCGCTCGGGCAGAAAAAATTAAACTGCAAGATTACCCAGATGTAAAGTTGACGATGAGCTTTGGCGGAACATTCGGAGACGGAATTGTTTCAGACATGCTCTCCTTTGCCGACAAGGCGCTTTACGTATCAAAGAAAAAACGGAACTGTGTGACCTTAGTTCCGTTTGAAGAAAAAATTTAA
- the bioA gene encoding adenosylmethionine--8-amino-7-oxononanoate transaminase, with the protein MNTLLNFDSEHLWHPYAALKNTPARFLAKSAHGTTIETADGLKLIDAVSSWWCMAHGHNAPEIVEAIRKQSEKMCHVMFGGFTHEPAIELGEKLVNFLPEGLNKIFFADSGSIAVECAAKMAVQYQHSLGRPERCKLVALKGGYHGDTAGAMALSDPDGMHVLFRGIMPHHYFAERPNCRFDSAWDDSDFASMERVVEEHKNEIAAVICEPVFQGGNGMWLYNAGYLKRLRELCDRYGILLILDEIASGFYRTGPRFAMMHTATQDCADFIKPDIMCIGKALTGGSITMAACVASEKVADTITNSKIPAFMHGPTYMANPLACAAGIASLSLFESRDYASSVARIEKRLKANLEPLRSLENAADVRVLGAIGVLELKAKPSADDILRVIRETGVWLRPFCNYVYTMPPFITSDAEVDRICEAIKMIGECEPAPIVDGEDEFHE; encoded by the coding sequence ATGAATACGCTATTGAATTTCGACAGCGAGCATTTGTGGCACCCGTATGCTGCGCTGAAAAATACTCCCGCAAGATTCCTTGCAAAGTCGGCTCACGGAACGACGATTGAAACCGCCGACGGATTGAAACTGATTGATGCCGTATCGAGCTGGTGGTGCATGGCTCACGGGCATAACGCTCCTGAAATTGTTGAAGCGATTCGCAAGCAAAGCGAAAAGATGTGCCACGTGATGTTCGGCGGTTTTACGCACGAGCCTGCAATTGAACTTGGCGAAAAGTTGGTGAACTTTTTGCCCGAAGGCTTGAACAAGATTTTCTTTGCTGATTCGGGAAGCATCGCCGTGGAATGCGCCGCCAAGATGGCGGTGCAGTACCAGCATTCGCTGGGTCGCCCGGAGCGCTGTAAGTTGGTCGCCTTGAAGGGCGGCTACCACGGCGATACTGCAGGTGCAATGGCTTTGAGCGATCCTGACGGCATGCATGTGCTTTTCCGCGGAATCATGCCGCATCATTACTTTGCGGAACGCCCGAATTGCCGTTTTGATAGCGCTTGGGACGATAGCGATTTTGCATCGATGGAACGCGTTGTCGAAGAGCATAAAAATGAAATTGCGGCTGTCATTTGCGAGCCTGTTTTCCAAGGCGGAAATGGCATGTGGCTTTACAATGCTGGCTACCTCAAGCGCCTCCGCGAGCTTTGCGACCGCTATGGCATCTTGCTTATTTTGGATGAAATTGCGTCTGGATTTTATCGCACGGGCCCGCGATTTGCGATGATGCATACCGCAACACAGGATTGCGCCGACTTTATAAAGCCGGACATTATGTGCATCGGCAAGGCGCTTACGGGCGGTAGCATTACGATGGCGGCTTGTGTCGCATCCGAGAAAGTTGCCGACACGATTACAAATAGCAAGATTCCTGCATTTATGCATGGCCCGACGTACATGGCAAACCCGCTAGCGTGCGCGGCTGGGATTGCTTCGCTTTCGCTGTTTGAAAGTCGCGATTATGCATCAAGCGTGGCGCGTATTGAAAAGCGCTTGAAAGCGAATTTGGAACCGCTACGTTCGCTCGAAAATGCGGCGGACGTGCGTGTGCTCGGTGCAATTGGCGTTTTGGAACTTAAGGCAAAGCCAAGTGCAGACGATATCTTGCGCGTGATTCGCGAAACTGGCGTGTGGCTACGTCCGTTCTGCAATTACGTCTATACGATGCCGCCGTTCATCACGAGCGATGCTGAAGTGGACCGCATTTGCGAAGCGATTAAGATGATTGGAGAATGCGAACCCGCGCCGATTGTGGATGGCGAAGACGAATTCCACGAGTAA
- a CDS encoding flavodoxin family protein: MKVILFNGSRRENGCTYTALNIVANQLKAAGIETKIVFVGGRVLKGEVNEVVHEAKELLETADGVVYGSPVYYASPSGEMLMFLDRLYGVAEANLLFKPAANVVSARRAGTTATLDVLNKYPTYAQQPLVTSRYWNMVHGSNPEDVLKDEEGVQIMKELGRNMAWLLKSIDAGKQAGVTQPDAKQKVYTNFIR, encoded by the coding sequence ATGAAGGTCATCTTGTTTAATGGCAGCCGTCGTGAAAATGGCTGCACTTATACAGCTCTGAACATCGTCGCAAACCAGCTCAAGGCCGCTGGAATCGAGACGAAAATCGTGTTTGTCGGTGGGCGAGTGCTCAAGGGCGAGGTGAACGAAGTTGTCCACGAAGCCAAGGAACTCTTGGAAACGGCGGACGGCGTTGTTTACGGTTCTCCGGTTTATTACGCTTCTCCGAGTGGCGAAATGCTGATGTTCCTCGACCGTCTTTATGGTGTTGCTGAGGCAAATCTGCTATTCAAGCCGGCGGCAAACGTGGTTTCCGCACGCCGTGCAGGGACGACCGCAACTCTCGATGTGCTTAACAAGTACCCGACTTATGCGCAACAACCGCTCGTGACTTCGCGCTATTGGAACATGGTTCACGGTTCGAATCCGGAAGATGTGCTGAAGGACGAAGAAGGCGTGCAGATTATGAAGGAACTGGGCCGCAATATGGCATGGCTCCTCAAGAGCATTGATGCGGGCAAGCAGGCGGGCGTGACGCAGCCTGACGCCAAGCAGAAAGTCTATACGAACTTCATTCGATAG
- a CDS encoding carboxylesterase family protein — protein sequence MSPHKISQKGMFAAIATFALFASTANSADVRYKDRLFEVEKKKDVTFASDVPYLSSPHMLTQVIQSMAGETLYFYSSENEVENKPLLMDLYTPTGDTEKKRAAVIVSHGGAMIAGAKDDTDQQTVNYCDSLAARGYVTASIQYRRGVTVSGSGMSYSIDSVDFARTVYRGVQDVSAAVRYMRKNADKLGVDPNRIYLIGNSSGAILSLENIYAKKESDFPSYMNKADAPKLSAIDIYGEQGVDSHANGAVALWGAIHNKDIIGDNKTPVLLVHGTDDETVLFKTGRPLGGGYSMAGSTLTIHTPTLYGSFVIDSILTAKKTEHETYFVDGAEHEFYDDYEYEKPVQDKVFNFLYKLASAENSGSTDIKHRVFAQAQNSAIQMGKGNMHFSIARGNNLKYAIMDIRGRSVMTGKASAGQSVDLTALNNGVYVLRVQGEKAIRFSITR from the coding sequence ATGAGCCCCCATAAAATCAGCCAAAAGGGGATGTTTGCTGCTATTGCAACATTTGCCCTATTCGCGTCAACAGCAAATTCCGCCGACGTCCGCTACAAAGACCGCCTTTTCGAGGTCGAAAAGAAAAAGGACGTAACTTTTGCATCTGACGTTCCGTACTTAAGTTCGCCACACATGTTGACGCAGGTGATCCAGTCTATGGCAGGCGAAACGCTCTATTTTTACAGTAGCGAAAACGAAGTCGAAAACAAGCCCCTGTTAATGGACCTTTATACGCCAACCGGCGATACCGAGAAAAAACGTGCCGCCGTTATCGTCAGTCATGGTGGCGCCATGATTGCAGGCGCTAAAGACGATACAGACCAGCAGACGGTCAACTACTGCGATTCCCTTGCCGCTCGTGGCTATGTCACAGCATCCATCCAATATCGTCGAGGAGTCACAGTTTCTGGCAGCGGTATGAGCTACAGCATTGACAGCGTCGATTTCGCTCGTACAGTCTACCGCGGTGTTCAAGACGTCAGTGCCGCAGTCCGCTACATGCGCAAAAACGCAGACAAACTCGGAGTAGACCCCAATCGCATTTACCTTATTGGCAACAGTTCTGGAGCAATACTCTCGCTCGAAAACATCTATGCCAAAAAAGAATCTGACTTCCCGAGTTACATGAACAAAGCAGACGCTCCAAAACTTAGCGCTATTGATATTTACGGCGAGCAGGGCGTTGATTCTCATGCAAACGGCGCAGTCGCCTTATGGGGAGCAATCCACAACAAAGACATCATTGGAGACAACAAGACCCCAGTTCTCCTCGTCCACGGAACTGATGACGAAACCGTACTATTCAAGACAGGCAGACCCTTAGGCGGAGGATATTCTATGGCAGGCTCAACCTTGACCATCCACACCCCAACTCTTTACGGAAGTTTTGTCATTGATTCGATTTTGACCGCCAAGAAAACCGAACACGAAACTTATTTTGTCGACGGTGCCGAGCACGAATTCTACGATGATTACGAATACGAAAAGCCTGTTCAAGACAAAGTCTTCAACTTTTTATACAAACTCGCTTCGGCTGAAAATTCTGGTTCTACAGACATCAAGCACCGCGTATTTGCTCAAGCCCAAAATTCCGCCATCCAGATGGGGAAAGGCAATATGCATTTTAGCATTGCACGCGGAAACAACCTAAAATACGCAATCATGGATATCCGAGGCCGTTCAGTCATGACAGGCAAAGCATCCGCAGGCCAATCCGTTGACTTGACTGCTTTGAACAACGGCGTTTATGTGTTGCGCGTACAAGGCGAAAAAGCAATCCGTTTTAGCATAACTCGCTAA